Within the Anguilla rostrata isolate EN2019 chromosome 6, ASM1855537v3, whole genome shotgun sequence genome, the region ACAGCGCTCTCTCTGCCACCTGCGAGGGAGGGAGCCGTTAGCACGCTAATGAGGACCTCATACAAAACACAAGCGATGCCGATACTCAtcttaaaataagaatattatttacgttttcattttctattcaaTTCAAGCTTCAATTAAGCTTTCTGCGACAGGCAtttcttgatttgtttttacttttacagttacagtttcAGTTTTTGCTGATGGAAAATAAGTTTGTTTCAATACTACGTGTCCATTACACAGTGTACCATAAACCAATGAAAATCCAAGTTAAAACAGTAATACTTACTTGTTCTCATGTACCTATTCCTcttagtttttaatttttaggttatttatttattgttttttttttgtaaagcacccTGGGATGTACGCATGAAGAGCGCTATATAAAagcttattgtattgtattgtattgtatagtAATATGATTAAAGCAGTGCAGAgtccagggagggggggggttaggagggGTGGATGAAAATGGCTGACCTGGAAGTGCGGGCTGGAGACGCACTTGGCCAGCTGTCGGAACAGCGGCTCCATGACCTTCACAAACTCCGTGGGCTCGATCACGTCCAGGATCTCCTCCAGCTCGTTCAGGAACATCACCTCCTTCGGGCTGTGTGTCTTTGGCCAGTATTTGAGAAGAGCCATAACCACCTGTGGAACAGATAATCCAACATAGAGGTCAGAGGCATGTGTGCTTCCATATGTGCATGTGAACACGTGCGTGTgcgaaagacagagagaaattgTGGTTTTGCTTACAGCTTGGACAGACTCcttttttgaatgcatttcaaaaaaatttaattccaaccaattttaattaaatacataggGACCAACAATGGAAGCTATGTATTTATAAACTTCTACAAGAAGTTAAAGATAACTCCTCTATTTTCCAGATGCCTTGGAAATATTTATGTTCCTGAATCCTGACAGTAGTTTTAGGAGCAAGAAGCAAGAAATCCAGAAAAACTAGCAGGGAATACGTTCCTTCAAAGGATTTCTGCAGCAAACCATAAACTACATTCATACTGCCACTTAACGAAGGTTAAATTTGGCTTACACGGCTGACATGATTTAGCTACATCATGCTTAATATTGCTGTGTATTTCCTGAAGCACTTCAGGTAAAGTACTTTCTTCAAGCGCACAACAGCAGTAGCTGGCAATCAAACCTACATCCTAGGAGTTTGGCTCctaaaccattacactacagaTCCACATATAGACATTAACTCCACTTAACCAAAGGAATCTCATGAATCAATAACACATTCTATATCAATAACACATTGCAACTCAGCATGCAACAATTACTCCACCTGGTTTCCCACAGAATTTCAGAATTCCGGACAGTATCTAAggcatttcaaatttttcaaaaatgtaaaatggtggAAGATGAAAGTGACTTACTGGTTCTGTGAGAGTGCTGTCCTTTTCTAGGAACTGGACCACACAGTACGCCAACTGTAGGAAAGGTGTGTTTATTAGGCAAGACTGAATCTTTACTGAAAATTACTCTAAAAATATATGCATCATATGAGGGAACCTCATACTGAAAGGGGAGCAGCGGTCTGCTGACTGGGCAGTAGGGTCTGACTGCCAAGCTCAACTTAAACAGCTTGTAGCCATAGTAATAAACAAATGCATCCTTCACTACGTCAAACAACTTGTGGCATTCGGTCTGGTGGTGACCcagattggtctcggctgcgccggctggtggggAGAGTGAACAaacctgggttgcgttaactaaTTGGCCCAGGTGCCACAGTCCTCCCCATAGTTTGGGCCAGTGGATCCCAGCGGCGAGCTGAAAAGCTGTCGCTagattttactttcttttgtctttattattttacattacattacattacaggcatttagcagacgctcttatccagagcgacttacacagcttttacatagcattttacattgtatccatttatacagctggatatatactgaagcaattttggttaagtaccttgcttaagggtacagcggcagtgtcctacccaggaatcgaaccagcgacctttcggttacaagcccagttccttacccactgtgctacactccgtaccATTTTAGttcgttgttttagtttatcgTAACCCGTGAGGGGGGCGGGCGAAGGTGtttgattcatttcattttgtgtacgctccccctctctctctccatgagGCAAACAACGGTCCACTGCTGGACCTGCCGCCTATCTCCCACCCCGGTGTGTCACCCCGGAGTGTGACTCACTGACTGTGTGCTCCATTCTACATAGTTCAGTAtcgttttttgtgtttaatttattcagaaaCTTGTTCCCCTCAGAAACTTGGAGGGGGAAGTGTATTTTCGGTTTCTTAGCAATAGAAAGAGtgactcatttttaatgtgcaaaATTTTGCAGTAGTGATAATAAACAGAATCTAATGAAAAGCCATCATTTCTTATCCTGCTTCGTGGTTCATACCCTGTTCGGCTGACCAGTCTGGACATCTGAGAGGTTTGGACCTCTCAGGCTGTACTGTAGCATATTTGCAGAGCTACTTCACACCACCCCGGGCCATGGGGCCTGTCACTACACTGAGGGCCGGCGCTTTAGCTGGGCAGTCCTTCAGCACTGCcctttcccatcatgcctcagGCTAGAGGCAGCATGACTCCCGGAGCCTTGGCGCCCTCTGACCTTATGACCAGAGAGCCAGAAGGCGCCCCTGCGGTAACCAGGCACCGACGGTGACATTTTACAGGGGGAACTCGAGTCAGAGGCTTCGGTTCGGCTCAGCGAGAGAGCCCACGCTTTCTCCGGTCGATGTGAAAAGCCTTTAAACGCGCACCTGCGGATGGTAGACGCTCAGCGACTTGACCTTGTGTAAAGGCAGCAAAACCTTCAGCAGGAAAATCTTGTGTTCCTCTTTCAGCGGTAAGGCAAACCCATTGATTatgctgttgaaaaaaaaaaaagataagacgCAATGAGACACACTCgcagggttgttttttttgttgttgataggATAAGAAGAGAGGCTAAGCAGGGGTGAGGCATCAGATTTCCGCCCTGACAGAGGAAAATATGACTGCAGGTTTCATCTACGTCGGGAGAAAAACAATGTCATTTTGATAGGAAAACGGAAACCGCAATCAgatagacaaaacaaaaaaatggtcACCCTGCAGCCACACAAAGTTCTAACAACTGCCAACAATGAACAGTGGGGCCTTGAACATACTTTACATCACGGCATCAGCTGAGCGAGTTCTTTATCTCACACGGTTTCCGTCATGGGACAAGGGCCCAGCAGTCTCGAGGAGGGTAATGAAACGTTTGTCTGTTCTGCCTTACTTTGAATTCACAATGACCGTAGTCCCAGGCAGGAGCGGTCTAAAACGATTTTTAAGTAAAAGGTTTCCAACCTTATGACACAAACTGATGAAGACAATCAGCTCCCTCTGGCTCAGCCAGGTCAATACATGCAATTATACTCCCATGGACCCAAAACTACCACTGTCCCTTATAGCATTATCAGGTTATAAATTCAgtgtcaataaaaaataatgacatacCTTCCTAATATCTCCAGCAATTCTGCTATTCCATTATGGTGCTCTGTTTCATAAATGAACCTAAGAGAGGGTTAAGAAAACAACACATTTGAAGGCAATTCACAACCCCAGAGATGCTACTATCCTAACATCTGCAACGAAATGCCAGACCCATCAACCAACAGCCACATGCATGACTGCAAAAAAACTAACATAATAAATGTCAAACAAAGGTTGAACAGAATGTTCAATTAATGCTGAATATTGCACAAACCTGCTGAACCTGACAGTAAGGACTCTTCTATGGAAGAGAAGGCCACACTAGCTGGGCCTGCCCTTTGTCCACTCACCTATAGAATATGTTATTGATCTGTTTCCTGATGTAGGCCCGCAGGCCCAGAAACTTTCCGTAAATCCGGTGCAGAGTGGTTTTCAGGAAGTCTCTCTCCCGAGGGTCCTCGCTGTCAAACAGTTCTAAAAGCTGGAATCAGAAACAAGGTGGCTTGACTCCATCCGCGTTCAACGTGACGCAGTTGACGAGGAGGTCGTTTACGAGCGCGGTTCGACGGGACCTTTACCTGCATCACAAACTTCTGGTCGATGTACTTCTTCGCTATATTTGGCTGAAAGTCGGGAGACTCTAAAAACCTCAGGAAGAATTCATAGACGAGctggaaggaaggaaaaaaacaaagcacaaaaactGCAATGAGAAGCTGGAAAATCAGAGTAATGGCTTCTGTTCGGTGAAGGAAACGGAATGAAATTTGTGGGGAAAGATTAATGCAGTTCTCAAAGAAAATTTACTACctcaaaatgtcaaattacATGCTCAGGGAAGGCAATTTAATAAAGGATTACTAAGAGTGAAGCTcacatttttccccacagtAAAGTCTTAAGAGGTTCTTAAAATATCAACGGAAGGTAAAGAGTGTTTTAAACatacagtggggtccaaaagtctgagaccacATTGAGaatctgtaatattttcacGTAAACCTGGAAATAATCAGAAAGTTTGaggattcagaaacatttaaaaacacaagaagttattacatgtaaaatgaagaagaaatatttaagattatgcACTATTTCTAGGTCAGCAatcaaatttaagcaaatttatACTTATACTATTATACTACTATTTATACAAATACTTTGTACAAAAGGTCAGATTTCCTTGAGTTGTATCCCTTCCATTGAAGCATGCGTTCAGATGACAGGTGGATTTGATCTACTCATCAGAGGCTCGTTCAAGTAACTCAACTTGCAGCCAGTGTTCACCTGTTATAAATATGGCTGTGCCTCAAGTTTCCAGCAAATCATTGCTTACTGAGTAGCATTGTGATAGTGGGAAACATGAAAGTGTCAGAAGTCAAATTGTTATTCTAAGCAAAGAGGGGCTTTCTCAGCGTCAAATCATGACTAGACTAAATGTTTCTAAGAGGGCAGTGCATGGAACTCTAAAACGCTTTGCAGAAACTGGATCAGTTGTATCCAAAAAACGACCAGGAAGACCAAAAATGACCACACCATCAGAAGATCAATACATCAAGCTTAGTTCCCTGAGAGATAGAAAAGCAACTTCATCACAGATAcaaaatttgctaaataaagaacGCAAGACTCCAATCAGCAAAAGTACTGTCAAAAGAAGGCTGTCTTGTAGTGGTCTCAGAGGACGAGTAGCAGTTTCTAAACCACTtctcaggaggggaaacagggcCAAACGCTTGGGGTGGGCTAATAAATAccagcatttcacagtggatGACTGGAAAAAAGTCCTATTTACTGATGAATCCAAGTTTGAGATTTATGGAAGTAACAGAAGGGTGTATGTAAGGAGAcgaacaggagagagaatgataccGCAGTGTATcaaactcacagtgaaacatggtggtgggaatATTCAAGTCTGGGGGTGTTTTGCCTACTCTGGGGTTGGACACCTGCACCGAATTGACTACACCCTGACCAAGGAGAAGTACCACTCCATTCTTCAGAGACATGCTATACCCTCTGGTTTGCATCTTTGTGGAGAAGGATTCATACTGCAGCAggataatgaccccaaacaccTCAAAGCTTTGCAAGAACTACTTGAAGACCAAAGAAGTCCAAGGAGTCCTGACTGTCATGGACTTTCCTCCACAGacacctgacctcaaccccattgaacATTTATGGGGGCACTTGAAGACTGAGAAAGCCAcgcattctgtgacatcacaagaagcTCTTTGGAACATTGTCAAATCATGCTGGGATAACATGGGTCATCAGGTTATGCACAAACATGTGGAGTCCATGCCAGCTCGAGTGCATGCTGTCATTAAAGCAAAAGGGGGACATACCAAATACGAAGATATTCTGaagttcatgtacatttttcaaaaattcaacttttcacTCAAATTGTTAAGCTGatattatcatttgtaatgaaataattagtattacattcaaaacaaatgcaaaatagaaatatcttgactagtggtctcagacttttggaccccactgtaCATGTTCCCATATTTTCAGTGTTGTGTAAGACACtggtgcatacacacacgtccAGTAGTACCTAACAGGTGCTGGGTGTCAAATTTCAACGTAGGAAGAAAAGTATACGTTCACCCTTTGCTGCTCCCAAAAGacttgtgtttaaaaacaacattttgacaaagaccaaaacatgtttttgctcACTGAGGTCTCTTGGGTGCACCAAGCGATGCAAAAACGCATgcatttctcttctgttttttttttttttttgttcctagCTCTGGTTCTGCCTTCACTGGAGACCATTTGACTTCATCCCTGTGAAACGAAGCTCTGAGCCAACCGCGTGGCAGACAGCGACTTGAATGACAGACTCTCGTTCATGTGCTGCGGTTGGTATAAATGATCCAGTGTTGGTCGAAGGCATCTTACGCatttaggggtgtgtgtgtggcagacaGTCTTCAAGTTACATTCACTGCATTCATTTGCTTTGCGGACACCCACATGCAGGGCGGCTCGCATAGCTCGCGTTTCCGCGCGCTATCGCTTTCCGCAGCTCGGCCCCGCGTGGAATCCAAACCCGCGGGCGGACGGACCGTACGCACCTGGAGATGCGGCCAGGCGGCCTCCAGCGTGGGCTCGTCCTCCTCGGGGTCAAACTCCGCCCCCGTGGGGTTGGAGGACGGCGGCAGCGTCCGGAACATGTTCACTGCGAACTGAATCGGAGAGGGCGATGAGCAAACTGAACAGATTCTAGGCAGGCGTTTCAGTCATCGCCTGGTTTTAACCGTGAGACGATGAACTTTTAAATCTACGTAAGCTGCAATAAACTGCAAACTGGGAAATCTGCAACAGACCCCCACTTGTCACCTGTATTTCTGGTGATAACTGCACCTTAACCTGAGAAACTGCAAACAAAGtctgtgcatttaaaaacactggGTGATTTCACCTGCTATATAAGGTCACAGTCTGGGTTTCTCTTTAAAATTCAATGTTTGTTTGGGTAATTTAAAGACGTTGATAAAACACAACACTCCTCTGTGAATTTCTAGGCATACTTGgctatatttatttaagcaCATAGTCATCACAGATGCATGTAAGGCTAGTTAACCAAGGCATGCCAAAcacaatgtaggctatgtgcAACCAGTTTGTGTGTTTCATTTGCAGGAAAGGAGAGATCTTTAAGACAGCGCTACATTTAGACAATcagaattattttacattaatttaaaataaaacttaaatactATTCAAGTGGCAAAAAGTAGACtcttctatttaaaaaaaacaaaaaaaaaacagacaagctgCTTTCAAAAGAGGTCAGTTCAATCCACCCCTTTTCCAATGTATtcacaatatactgtaaatgttccCTTGTCTTCTCCATCTCCTTTAAATCCCTTCCCCCCATCTGACCGCTCAATGTGTTCAAATACagtaatgcaataataataataataataataataaaacttctGCAGTGACATGTCTTGTAGTGAGTAACACAAAATTGAACAGCGATTAATTAACTATTAACAATTAAAAAGCAGTTGATTGAAGAGGTGGAGAGGCCATCCTTCCTGAATACTAAGCAGCTGCCTATAAACATTTGTTCACCATGGTCATGCTTTTGGccatttggaaaatgaaagTCGACTGCATTTTTGCAAGCGTGCTTTCCTGGAAACATCACTGCTGAGGTGGTTATGCACcaaccacaggcacacacctcACAAGCTTCCTGGGTAATGCAGCTAAATGTCAACCAATGAGCACACTTATCTGTTATCTTATCTGATATATCACCTGAGCAGTGCTGTCTGTCAAGTTCATGTCCTAAAAGTTGCCGTGCAAGAAAATCATGATGCCACAGGAACCATTTTGCTCCCTCGAGAAATGCTCACTGGAATTTGGAAATTAAAGTTTGGGTAGAAGGGTAGGATTCCATGATATCAGAGAAGCTGGAAACACCATAGTGCCACTTTGCAAATCAGAGTGTGATTTAAGAACGTTCCTCTTTTTGCGCTTTGACTGATCCGACCCTGTGATTCATTTTGGCGTGGATTTTGCTGATACCAAACTCGGAAATCACCTTAAGGCTTTCTGGCCCAGTATTGGGCCAGCGACATTCTGATAAAAATGATTGCAGAACGGTTATTGCAAGATCTGACCCACTTTCCAAAgtcccttccccccacccaaaaTCTTCCTGAAACTGTGCACATTCACTTCTGTCGTATTTGCTCTTCTGACCGAATCAGGCAGTCATCTTTAACAATTTTTATGCGACTGAAGTTTCCCTTAGGGCTCAAAAGTTCCATCCATGGGTTTCACACTTCAGCTCTTTTGTGTTTACCACTGTACTGCTTTCAGTGTACAGTGGTATCGTTTAAAGATCTTAAGACAGTCATGCCAAAACTAGCCTCAAAGACCTCAAAGACACTGACCTTTGCAAAGAAACTACTCAAGCGCTGAACCTTGGACTGAACGAACACAGGAAATCATGGATCCTGACAAAGACGCCACCGTATCAtcagttcaaaacaaaatcatgGTTCCTTTCAACATTTTATCCAGTTGGGTACAAATCTCTCAGTTCACCCAGTGGCTACTTTGTGTAATAATGAGACAAATAAACTTTGACAGAAACTCTAGCTATTTTTGACCAAGAACAGCTGCATCGTCGGTCGCCAGACTGCTCTGGTGATTGCTGGCGCATTTGCGCCTGGCAAAGATTCATGCGCAAGAACACATTTAAACCCAAACGGCTTTGAAGAAATAATAATGCACTTTTCGAGAGGGCCTTTCAACACGGCGGCTGAGCAAAATAAACATGATAATAGACTCATTAGCATTTGCGCCCGGTCGGTGCCTTTGATGATGAAAGCGAAGGACTTCAAAGTCAGACGACGCGCCGAACGGGCTGAAAGGAAGGTGAAGCGACGGGCAGAGTTCTCGCGCGCTTATCTCTTATCTGctttcttatttaaaaacacGAAAATTAAGCGCGAGCCGTCTGCGAAGAACGCCTGCGTTTGCGCCTCGAATGTTCTCGGTTTCCTGCTTTGCATAAAGGATCGAGCTTTGATTCGTAAAAGCAGCGACCCacccaacacgcacacacacatactaatgTAAAAGTAGAAACCTGAGGTTTGCTTTGGCATGGCTGAAAACGGAGGCACCTCAGTTAAACGCCCAGTACCGTTAATGAAACATGAGCCCTCGTGCCGAGGGTCTGGCCACATAATCACAATGAGAGTTGAATCGGGAAAGCGTTGAGAAATTGAACTGCCGAGATGTGACCGGCTGTTATGATGTCTTAAATAATCCCCCATAATGGGCGTGCCCGTACATCTGGCCCCGACCACACATAAACCCAGAACCCTTCCTCAGCTGCAGAATcccacgggggggggagggcgtttggggtggggggtgggggggggaggattgtACGGAATCCCGTGACCTTTTTGGCGACTCACCATGTGGACCACCTCGGGGTAGATGGGCTCGGTGATGACGCTGCGGTTGTGCGTGATGTACTCCACCATCTCGCTCAGCGCCGCCCTCTTCACCTCCTTCCATTTCAGGTCGCTCAGCGGGTCCGAAACGAAGTCGAAGAGCACGCAGCACTGCCGCAGCTTCTGGACGAAGAGCTTCTCCTGCTCCGCGGGCGGGACATCTGGGAAAGAAGGAAGAGTCACGTCTCAATCCGGAACCTTTCCCGGCACACTCGCAGGCCGCTGCCCCCCGGTATCCACTTTAACTTCCGGCAAGGCAACCCGCCAAACGCGCACGCCGACGCGGCTCGCTGTCGGCAAAGTGGAGATAAGGTTACCTCCGATTGGCTGCTTGCgctagtgacatcacaaataaagCACCGTTGGCAGCAACATGAAGCCTCTGCAATTGAAACCTCAACATTGACAGTTGGGTaatatcaccaatgtaaattcgCCTTCTAAAAAAATGGTTGAAAATTGGTCATGTATTATATCACTGTTCAACCAATCCAGAACATTGCGGTTACATGTGTTGCCATGATGTCCGAGATAAATCAGTGAGGTAATCCAACCAGATAAACCTGCCAGTGCAGTGCACAATCAGTGCTGTGGAGACAGGTTCACAAAGACCCTGCTTTGCATATAATATGGAAATATCAGCCTCTCATAAGAGCCTCTCCATTTTACAGAATGCACTGAGCCACGCTGTTTCTGTCAaacggaaaaaaagaaaacctaacAGCGGCAACGGCAGTTATAAATCGGATCAAGGAATCCACCACAAAACAAAGGGGCTGATGGGACCTGTAGTCTGGCGCTAGCACCCGATTGCACTCCACTCTGTTGTCTTATCGAGTAGTGCTTTCCGAACGCACTTTGGAAACCTCACACTCTAGATCCTGTAACATTCCAAATGTTTTGTGGTGGCCTGACCTTTGGAAACCAGAGGAGACCTTTTCAGCTGACAGGGCCCATTGGCACATATGAATCTATT harbors:
- the LOC135257055 gene encoding serine/threonine-protein phosphatase 2A 56 kDa regulatory subunit gamma isoform-like isoform X1; this encodes MPNKVKKEKESPKPVKANKPGGKDGQENYTEHEGSNRKNNTTSAPPTTQLLKGKQLGPQTPTKKEKRQSSSRFSLSNNRELQKLPALQDVPPAEQEKLFVQKLRQCCVLFDFVSDPLSDLKWKEVKRAALSEMVEYITHNRSVITEPIYPEVVHMFAVNMFRTLPPSSNPTGAEFDPEEDEPTLEAAWPHLQLVYEFFLRFLESPDFQPNIAKKYIDQKFVMQLLELFDSEDPRERDFLKTTLHRIYGKFLGLRAYIRKQINNIFYRFIYETEHHNGIAELLEILGSIINGFALPLKEEHKIFLLKVLLPLHKVKSLSVYHPQLAYCVVQFLEKDSTLTEPVVMALLKYWPKTHSPKEVMFLNELEEILDVIEPTEFVKVMEPLFRQLAKCVSSPHFQVAERALYYWNNEYIMSLISDNAAKILPIMFPALYRNSKTHWNKTIHGLIYNALKLFMEMNQKLFDDCTQQFRAEKNKEKAKWKEREEAWVKIENLAKSNPQFLVYVDSSSLSSPVEMETDGPLIEDVAMLKKTVEEEATQLSRDQRKERPLVRRKSELPQDIYTVKALETHRRAEDMITTNDGH
- the LOC135257055 gene encoding serine/threonine-protein phosphatase 2A 56 kDa regulatory subunit gamma isoform-like isoform X2 → MLTCNATGGEMVVDAPSSNGPFQPVALMHFRDVPPAEQEKLFVQKLRQCCVLFDFVSDPLSDLKWKEVKRAALSEMVEYITHNRSVITEPIYPEVVHMFAVNMFRTLPPSSNPTGAEFDPEEDEPTLEAAWPHLQLVYEFFLRFLESPDFQPNIAKKYIDQKFVMQLLELFDSEDPRERDFLKTTLHRIYGKFLGLRAYIRKQINNIFYRFIYETEHHNGIAELLEILGSIINGFALPLKEEHKIFLLKVLLPLHKVKSLSVYHPQLAYCVVQFLEKDSTLTEPVVMALLKYWPKTHSPKEVMFLNELEEILDVIEPTEFVKVMEPLFRQLAKCVSSPHFQVAERALYYWNNEYIMSLISDNAAKILPIMFPALYRNSKTHWNKTIHGLIYNALKLFMEMNQKLFDDCTQQFRAEKNKEKAKWKEREEAWVKIENLAKSNPQFLVYVDSSSLSSPVEMETDGPLIEDVAMLKKTVEEEATQLSRDQRKERPLVRRKSELPQDIYTVKALETHRRAEDMITTNDGH